The nucleotide window GTGCGCGTGCCGACGAACGAGCGGACCATTTCTCACGGCATGAAACCTCCTGAGCTCGACGCCTCGGTGGGCTGCTCACAGGTGCTTTCAGAGGCAGGCCGCGGCAATCCGGCTGCCGCCGGTTTCGAGGCAACTCCGGCGGACCTGTAATTCGACCTGGAAAATCCGATAACGGAATCGACGGCGGGCCCCCAGTCTCGGCTGCGACCCCCGTCCACAGAATGCGAAAAGAAGTAAACGGCGCTCTCTCCGGAGTCGGATCCGGACAGGGCCTCGCGAAGAGCGCCACAGCTAACCAGCGCCATGCGCAGAGTCTCTTCCATCAGCCCACCGCTCCGCTGAGCGACTGCTGCCCGCCCCTCCCCACAAACCAAACAGCGGCTCGATGGATTCTGAGCACGAGGCCAGACTCAATACCCCCCGCGGTCTAGAGTCTCACGCCGTGCGACGTTTCATCAGGCCAACGGCTTTTCGCCCGCAACTAACAATTGGTTTAGCTCCTGCCAGTGGCTCGGGCAACTAATTGAACGATCGATCAATTGCGCTGCTCGCCTTGACAACCAACCGCTCGCGTGACCTTTTTTGCAGCGGCTTCAGGCACCATTACTCGGCCCGTATGAGGTACCCTAATGAATCTCGATTCGATTTTCGCCACACCCATCACCCGTAGCCTCAACATCAAGTATCCAATCTTTCAGGCGGGAATGGGTTTTGTTGCACACGCAGAACTCGCCAGCGCGGTGTCTAACGCGGGCGGACTCGGGTGCATCGGTTCCGGATCGATGAGCGCGCGTGAATTAAGCGAACAAATCCATCGCTGTCGCGATCTGACTGATCGGCCCTTCGGAGTCGATATTCTTTTTGCTGAGGTCAAGGCCGACAAGAACAACCCCACCGTGGTGCGCTACGCTTCCAACGTTCAGAAGCTCATCGACATCACCTTCGAAGAGAAGGTCCCGGTCATCGTTTCCGGTCTCGGCAATCCCGCGGGGATCGTTCCCCAGGCGCAAAAGCAGGGAGTGGTCGTGATGTCGCTGTGCGGCAACGTGAAGCAGGCGCGCCGGCTGGAAGCATCCGGCGTCGACGCGATTATCGCGCAGGGACACGAAGCGGGTGGGCACACGGGACGAATCGGCACGATGACGCTGGTGCCACAGATAGTCGACGCGGTGCGGGTGCCAGTGCTGGCCGCGGGCGGACTGGCTGATGGGCGCGGGCTTTTGGCGGCTTTGGCGTTGGGCGCTGAAGGGGTCTGGATGGGGAGCCGTTTCGTCGCATCGATCGAGGCCTACGCGCATGCGAATTACAAAAACAAGATCGTGGAGATCGACGAGGAGGGAACCACCATCACGCGCTGCCACTCCGGAAAGCCCTGTCGGCTCATCCGCAACAAATTCACCGAATCGTGGGTGGGGCGCGAGGCGGAAATCAAGCCGTTCCCGATTCAGTCGGTCGAATACGGGTTCCCGCTGGCGGAGAAGGCGCGCTACGAGGGCAAGGTCGAAGAAGGCGGGATGGCGTGCGGGCAGAGCGCGGGACTTATCAATGCCATCAAACCGGCCGGACAGATAGTGCGCGATGTGATGAGCGAAGCACAGGCGACGCTGGAGGAGCGCTTCCTTTCTCTCCGCAAATCGAAAGCGGCCTGAGGCGTACCCAAACCCGCTTCGCGCGCCCTCGCGCGTCGCGGACCCCCGCAACCGCGTCGATCTTCCGCGGCTCGGTTGCAGGCGGCTGCGAACGCGGGGCAGTGACAATTGCGCTCGGTCCGAACCTCGCGAGGAGCGACGGCAGCGTGCGGCGCCGACGAATTGCCTATCCT belongs to Candidatus Binataceae bacterium and includes:
- a CDS encoding nitronate monooxygenase is translated as MNLDSIFATPITRSLNIKYPIFQAGMGFVAHAELASAVSNAGGLGCIGSGSMSARELSEQIHRCRDLTDRPFGVDILFAEVKADKNNPTVVRYASNVQKLIDITFEEKVPVIVSGLGNPAGIVPQAQKQGVVVMSLCGNVKQARRLEASGVDAIIAQGHEAGGHTGRIGTMTLVPQIVDAVRVPVLAAGGLADGRGLLAALALGAEGVWMGSRFVASIEAYAHANYKNKIVEIDEEGTTITRCHSGKPCRLIRNKFTESWVGREAEIKPFPIQSVEYGFPLAEKARYEGKVEEGGMACGQSAGLINAIKPAGQIVRDVMSEAQATLEERFLSLRKSKAA